A genome region from Trachemys scripta elegans isolate TJP31775 chromosome 2, CAS_Tse_1.0, whole genome shotgun sequence includes the following:
- the LOC117871889 gene encoding uncharacterized protein LOC117871889 has translation MAGSADTIEMPALGRPFQLGMLYDCRSDSLIPDITLWDLETLQKHVDTKPQSKTEFQILASDTTEDKASALNVTASLKASFLSGLVEVNGSAEYLSDTKTSKHQARVSLQYSTTTHFKQLSMSQLGHHNISYPDVFDQGTATHVVTAVLYGAQAFFVFDQDVSSSENIQDIQGKLHVIIKKIPLVSIEGEGALKMDDTEKAQAEKLSCKFYGDFALENNPVTYQDAMKTYSTLPKLLGASGEKAVPVRVWLYPLTKLDSRAAQVMREISTELIFDVQTALEQLTELDMRCNDALKNPIASTFPEIKSKVQQFRDLCKQHRQTFQKQLSSILPSIRGGGEEEGALVDILTCKNRSPFNTQQLNEFLDKKEREMNFVNFYVSALKDVEVVSSQNKLDEIVVDLKNDFVVSFMFTSLHEEEPYLSDLKLHLQTQFMKNTQDPASVSSVSDKSKLWFEDKQRKQNARKSAKSISDFARVNKSNGKTRFIVASVPDRDNQGASIYLYENGDLVSTNYEPPSKPLSLLIDGVRHDCVQLTFNPAAFGREEISCYRVEYRMVGQENWTVVDVNNKEGTFTVTGLRANTEYQFRYAAVSKSGLSESSDVSDPVKTLPPTSPPGKPEKVTVESSAIALTWESPSVIADGVSIREYKVDYKEEAGGEQKDKWLERRTGERTEFCTIGGLRPETPYRFRVSAVCADGAVSAPSEEVIVSTQRKEESNKLARSLRKKSKLIKKGQPSVYALPLEKIALGPRSSYLKCRLGEKTHHVPKKVIMVMGATGSGKTTLINGMINYVLGVQWKDEFRFKLIHEITNRSQAQSQTSEVTAYEVNCKKGFKVPYSLTIIDTPGFGDTRGIEHDINLTEQIRAFFSTPGAIDQIDAVCFVVQASLARLTHAQKYVFDSVLSIFGKDIKDNIQILITFADGQTPPVLEAIKESEVPCTKDAQGVPVHFKFNNSALFASNAGADEGSCNFDAMFWEMGAISMETFFNSLRSLKTKSLTLTQEVLGERKKLEVAVQGLQPQIKAGLTKLEELRQTERALEQHRGDMEANKNFEYEVERTEAVKEDISGTGLFITNCQVCHFTCHDDCAYADDNDKYRCSAMDRSGNCRVCPGKCVWDIHFNQKYKWRYEVKKEKKTFAELQEKYKKASGEVMTTEKIFEQLYWDYTEVEEIVLELIERSSLSLQRLQEIALKPNPLSTPEYIDLMIMSEEQEVKPGYQGRIKSLKEVREQAVIITKIANNEDLLPAEKEKYRKHETLEKGIMNFGKKLKEGYNMARDWWSGK, from the coding sequence ACATCACTTTATGGGACCTGGAGACACTTCAGAAACATGTAGACACAAAACCACAATCCAAGACTGAATTTCAGATTCTTGCATCTGACACCACTGAAGACAAGGCCTCTGCCCTCAATGTCACAGCATCACTGAAGGCCAGTTTCCTGTCTGGCCTGGTGGAAGTGAATGGATCCGCCGAatatttaagtgataccaagacATCAAAACATCAAGCCCGTGTTTCTCTCCAGTACTCAACTACAACACACTTTAAGCAGCTGAGTATGAGCCAGTTAGGGCACCATAATATCTCTTACCCTGATGTGTTTGACCAAGGCACGGCCACCCACGTGGTCACGGCTGTGCTGTACGGGGCGCAGGCTTTCTTTGTCTTTGATCAGGACGTTTCTTCATCTGAGAACATACAAGACATACAGGGAAAACTCCACGTTATCATTAAAAAGATACCCCTGGTTTCCATAGAGGGGGAAGGAGCTCTCAAAATGGATGACACGGAAAAAGCACAAGCTGAAAAACTTAGTTGTAAGTTTTATGGTGATTTTGCTCTTGAGAACAATCCAGTTACTTACCAAGATGCCATGAAAACATACTCCACCCTCCCCAAGCTGCTGGGTGCCAGCGGGGAGAAGGCCGTACCGGTGAGAGTCTGGCTGTACCCGCTGACCAAGCTGGATTCCAGAGCTGCTCAGGTCATGCGTGAGATCAGCACAGAACTGATCTTTGATGTTCAAACAGCCCTGGAGCAACTGACAGAATTAGACATGCGATGCAATGACGCATTGAAGAATCCAATTGCCTCAACCTTCCCCGAAATCAAGAGTAAAGTCCAGCAATTCAGAGATCTGTGTAAGCAACACAGACAAACTTTCCAGAAACAGCTATCAAGTATCTTACCCTCCATCcgtggaggtggagaagaggaaggggccCTGGTGGACATATTAACCTGCAAAAACCGATCACCATTCAATACCCAGCAACTCAATGAATTTCTGGATAAAAAGGAACGAGAAATGAATTTTGTCAATTTCTATGTTTCTGCCCTAAAGGATGTGGAAGTAGTGTCCTCCCAGAATAAACTGGATGAAATAGTAGTTGATCTTAAGAATGACTTTGTTGTCTCCTTTATGTTCACTTCATTACATGAAGAGGAACCATATTTATCAGATTTAAAACTCCACCTTCAGACCCAGTTTATGAAGAATACCCAAGATCCTGCATCAGTCAGTTCTGTCAGCGACAAATCCAAACTGTGGTTTGAGGACAAACAGCGGAAACAAAATGCCCGAAAATCTGCAAAATCCATTTCAGACTTTGCCCGTGTCAATAAATCTAATGGGAAGACTAGATTCATTGTGGCCTCGGTCCCAGACAGGGACAATCAAGGAGCTTCAATTTACCTCTATGAAAATGGAGACCTGGTCAGCACTAACTATGAACCTCCATCAAAACCTCTTTCTCTCCTGATTGATGGAGTCAGACATGACTGTGTGCAGCTCACCTTTAACCCAGCAGCCTTTGGAAGGGAGGAGATATCTTGCTATCGGGTAGAGTACAGAATGGTAGGGCAGGAGAACTGGACAGTTGTGGATGTAAATAACAAAGAAGGGACGTTCACAGTAACAGGGCTACGTGCAAACACCGAGTACCAGTTCCGATACGCTGCAGTGAGCAAATCAGGGCTCAGCGAGAGCAGCGACGTGAGTGATCCTGTGAAGACACTTCCCCCGACCAGCCCTCCTGGGAAGCCAGAAAAAGTTACTGTAGAATCATCAGCCATCGCCCTCACCTGGGAGAGTCCAAGTGTCATTGCAGATGGAGTCAGTATAAGGGAGTATAAGGTGGACTATAAAGAGGAAGCTGGAGGTGAGCAGAAAGACAAATGGCTGGAACGAAGGACGGGCGAGAGAACAGAGTTCTGTACCATTGGTGGACTGAGGCCTGAGACTCCCTACAGATTCCGGGTGTCGGCTGTGTGTGCGGATGGGGCTGTGAGTGCCCCAAGTGAGGAGGTTATTGTTTCAACACAAAGAAAAGAAGAATCAAATAAATTAGCACGCTCTCTCCGCAAAAAGAGCAAGCTCATAAAAAAAGGGCAGCCATCAGTCTATGCCCTTCCATTAGAGAAGATAGCATTAGGTCCTAGGTCATCTTATCTGAAGTGCAGACTTGGAGAAAAGACACATCATGTCCCTAAAAAAGTGATTATGGTGATGGGAGCAACTGGATCAGGGAAAACTACACTCATCAATGGGATGATCAACTATGTCCTGGGTGTGCAATGGAAAGATGAATTCAGGTTCAAGCTAATTCATGAAATTACAAACAGAAGCCAAGCCCAGAGCCAGACATCTGAAGTGACTGCCTACGAGGTCAATTGCAAGAAGGGCTTCAAAGTCCCTTATTCCCTGACTATAATAGACACCCCGGGATTTGGTGATACTAGAGGAATTGAACATGACATAAATTTAACTGAGCAGATCCGAGCATTTTTTTCCACCCCAGGGGCCATTGATCAAATAGACGCCGTCTGCTTTGTAGTTCAAGCCTCCTTAGCTCGTTTGACACACGCCCAGAAGTACGTGTTTGACTCAGTGCTCTCTATCTTTGGGAAGGATATAAAAGACAATATACAAATCCTGATCACCTTCGCAGATGGACAGACGCCCCCTGTCCTGGAGGCCATTAAAGAGTCTGAGGTGCCTTGTACTAAAGATGCTCAGGGTGTCCCTGTTCATTTCAAATTCAACAACTCCGCACTGTTTGCCAGCAATGCTGGAGCTGACGAGGGCAGCTGTAATTTTGATGCAATGTTCTGGGAAATGGGAGCGATCAGCATGGAGACTTTTTTTAACTCCTTAAGATCTTTAAAGACTAAAAGTTTAACATTAACCCAGGAAGTTCTCGGGGAACGGAAGAAGCTCGAGGTTGCTGTGCAAGGGCTGCAGCCACAAATCAAAGCTGGCCTGACAAAGCTAGAGGAGCTAAGACAGACTGAGCGAGCTCTGGAACAGCACAGGGGTGATATGGAGGCCAATAAAAACTTTGAGTACGAGGTAGAACGAACAGAGGCAGTGAAAGAAGATATCAGTGGCACAGGTTTGTTTATAACAAACTGCCAGGTGTGTCACTTCACATGTCACGATGACTGTGCATATGCTGATGATAACGACAAATACCGTTGTTCGGCTATGGACCGTTCTGGAAATTGCAGGGTTTGCCCTGGTAAATGTGTGTGGGACATTCACTTCAATCAAAAGTACAAGTGGAGATATGAagtcaaaaaagagaaaaaaacctttgcaGAGCTGCAGGAAAAGTACAAAAAGGCCTCTGGTGAGGTGATGACAACTGAGAAGATATTTGAGCAGCTTTATTGGGACTACACTGAAGTAGAAGAGATAGTGCTCGAGCTTATTGAGAGATCATCTCTCAGCCTCCAACGTCTGCAAGAAATTGCCTTAAAACCAAATCCGCTGTCCACTCCAGAATACATTGACCTGATGATCatgtcagaagagcaggaagtgAAGCCTGGGTACCAGGGACGCATAAAATCACTGAAGGAGGTGAGAGAACAGGCTGTGATAATAACCAAGATCGCCAATAACGAGGACTTGCTGCCAGCAGAGAAGGAAAAGTACAGGAAGCATGAAACACTAGAGAAGGGAATCATGAATTTTGGCAAGAAGCTCAAAGAAGGGTATAATATGGCAAGAGATTGGTGGTCTGGAAAATAG